The sequence CTCTTGTTACAGATGTAGCGCCTGGGTACGATCATATAGTTTCTGCAATTGGTGGTGCTGTTGCTGGTTTAAATGGTGCTGATTTTCTTTGTTATGTAACTCCAAGTGAACACCTTGCTCTACCAGGGGTTGAGGAAGTTATTGAAGGAACTATTGCTTCAATAATTGCGGCTCACGTTGCAGATATTGGGAAAGGCGTTAAAGGTGCTTTGAGCTGGGACTATAAAATGGATAAAGCAAGGACAAGTAGAGATTGGGAAGCTCAAAAAAAATTGTCTATAAACCCTAAAAAGTTTGATGCTTTACATATTAAAACATCTGCTGAAGATAAAGATGTTTGCACTATGTGTGGTAAATATTGTGCCATTAAAACCGTAGAGAATTACCTGAACACAAAGATTGAGCGGTGATTATGGATAAAATAAAAAAATATGGTGAGGAAGTTCTTAGAAGTAACTCTGAAGAGGTGAAAAAGATTGATGGAACAATCTTGGATATAATTAAAAAGATGAAAAAAGTTCTTAAAGAAGAAAAAGGGCTTGGTCTTGCAGCACCTCAAATAGGTATCTCAAAAAGAATTTTTATAGCCTTAGATTCAGAGAAAAAAAGAATTTTTACTGTAATCAACCCTGAAATTATTAAAAAGAAAGGGAAAGAGATAGATTTTGAGGGATGTTTAAGTTTTCCTGAAATGTTTTTTTCTATTGAGCGAGCAAAAACGGTTGTTGTTAAAGGGCAGAACGATAAAGGTGAAGATATTATAATTGAAGCTAACGGAATTTTAGCAAGATGTTTTCAACACGAGATAGACCATCTTAACGGTAAACTAATTATAGATTATGCCACTAAGGAAGAGAAGAAGGTCTGCAAAGAAAAGATAGAAAGGCTTTTAAAAAAATGATTCCAGAATTTCTTATATCTTTTGATACTGCTAATCTACCTTGTGAAGAGGTGGATTTTGTTGTTTTTGGAGGAGGAATTGCAGGGTTAAGTGCTAGCCTTGAACTCAAATCTTATAATACCCTGCTTCTTTACAAAAATGGTCTTGAAGAGACCTGTTCTTATAATGCTCAAGGGGGGATTGCTTCAGCGATGGCAAAAGAAGATTCCCCGTTGAAACATAAGGAAGATACTGTTCTTACAGGATGTGGGTTATCCAATTCGCAAGCTATTGAAATTCTTGTGACAGAAGGTATTGATAGAATAAAAGACCTTATTGATAAGGGGCTTTTTTTTGATAAAAAAGAAGGGGATTACCATTTTACTCGTGAAGGTGGCCATTCTTGCAGGAGGATTCTACATATAGAAGGGGATTTTACAGGGAAAAAAATAACATCCTTCTTGTATGAGAAAGTAGAAGAAGAAAAAAATATAAATATATCACACTCTTTTTTTCTTATAGATTTTCTTTCTGTTGAAGAGAGTATAACTGGTGCTCTGATATATGACAGAGATAAAAAAAGAGTTTTTGTTTTAAGAGCAAAGGCTTTTATTCTTGCAACAGGTGGGGCGGGTAATATTTTCCAAGAAACAACAAATCCTGCTGGGATAACAGGAGATGGGCTATCTGTTGCTTACAGGAGAGGAGTAGAACTTACTGACCTTGAATTTTATCAGTTCCATCCAACAACTCTTTATCTTGCAGGAGCGCCAAGGTTTCTTATATCAGAAAGTGTTAGAGGTGAAGGTGGAGTTCTTAGAAACGTTAAAGGGGAAAGATTTATGTTTGATTACCATCCGTCTGGAGAACTTGCTCCGAGGGATGTTGTGACAAGGTCAATAATAGACCAGATGAAACTTACTGGTTCTAACTGTGTTTACCTTGATATGTCAAAGATTAAAGATAATTTAGAAAAAAGGTTTCCTCAGATATATGCTTTTTGTAAAAACTACGGGATAGATTTGAATAAGACCTCTGTTCCAGTTAGACCGGCAGCTCATTATTTTATGGGCGGTATTAGAACCGATATTTTTGGAAAGACTAACCTTGAAAACCTTTACGCTTGTGGTGAGGTTGCTTGTACAGGAGTTCATGGGGCTAATCGGCTTGCGAGTAACTCTCTACTTGAAGCTTTGGTGTTTGGAGTTAGGGCTGCAAGAAAATCTATTGAGAAAATAGGTCAAAAAATAGATAAGAGAGAGTTAAAATATAGGTTCCCACAGAAGGCGGATATTCTTATAGATAAGGAAGATCTTAAGGTATCTATTAAAAGTTTAATGTGGCGAAATGTAGGTATTGAAAGAGAAGAAGAAGTTTTAAAGGTTGCAACAAAAAAGTTTGAAAATTGGGAAAATTATGCTTTCCATAAAGAGTTTTCTGATATAGGTGGGTTTGAGGCTTTAAATATGTTGATAATATCTTCTTTGATTACAAAATCCGCTCTTATGAGAAAAGAGAGTAGAGGAACCCATTATAGGAAAGATTTCCCTTCACAAGATGATAAAAACTGGAAAAAAAATATTGTTGTAAGTAATAAAGGGTTGAAAATTAAGATTTAAGTTGTTTAATAAAGGCTATACAGGTATGGAAAGAGTAAAAGATAGTAGGCAAGATAAAGATGTAAGGGTGAAGAATTTTGAAGAAGTAACTTTTGGCTATACACAACAAGAAGCAGTTGTAGAAGCTACTCGTTGTTTACAATGTAAAAATCCTCCGTGCGTAAAAGGATGCCCTGTAGAAATAGATATTCCGTCTTTT comes from bacterium and encodes:
- the nadB gene encoding L-aspartate oxidase, whose product is MIPEFLISFDTANLPCEEVDFVVFGGGIAGLSASLELKSYNTLLLYKNGLEETCSYNAQGGIASAMAKEDSPLKHKEDTVLTGCGLSNSQAIEILVTEGIDRIKDLIDKGLFFDKKEGDYHFTREGGHSCRRILHIEGDFTGKKITSFLYEKVEEEKNINISHSFFLIDFLSVEESITGALIYDRDKKRVFVLRAKAFILATGGAGNIFQETTNPAGITGDGLSVAYRRGVELTDLEFYQFHPTTLYLAGAPRFLISESVRGEGGVLRNVKGERFMFDYHPSGELAPRDVVTRSIIDQMKLTGSNCVYLDMSKIKDNLEKRFPQIYAFCKNYGIDLNKTSVPVRPAAHYFMGGIRTDIFGKTNLENLYACGEVACTGVHGANRLASNSLLEALVFGVRAARKSIEKIGQKIDKRELKYRFPQKADILIDKEDLKVSIKSLMWRNVGIEREEEVLKVATKKFENWENYAFHKEFSDIGGFEALNMLIISSLITKSALMRKESRGTHYRKDFPSQDDKNWKKNIVVSNKGLKIKI
- the def gene encoding peptide deformylase, with amino-acid sequence MDKIKKYGEEVLRSNSEEVKKIDGTILDIIKKMKKVLKEEKGLGLAAPQIGISKRIFIALDSEKKRIFTVINPEIIKKKGKEIDFEGCLSFPEMFFSIERAKTVVVKGQNDKGEDIIIEANGILARCFQHEIDHLNGKLIIDYATKEEKKVCKEKIERLLKK